In the genome of Nonomuraea sp. NBC_00507, the window GCTACGGCGATGAGTTACGGACCACAATAACGCGTTACGGACACGTTACCTTTGAATCATCTGACTCCGGGCTTCGCCTGCCAGGACACCCCTTGCCAAACCTCCCATTGACCGCAACCCCTCTCGCCCCTTACCGTAGGTACCGGTTTCTATCGCTGGAATGGAGGCACGTCCCTGTGCGCCCCCGCCCGAAGGCGTCTTCCATCGCGCCCGGAACAGCTCGCGATGCTTTCTACGCCACCGCTCTTGAGACGGGCGGTCTTGCGGATCGAGCGTACTCTCGGGGGGATGCCGAGCGGATCACTCCCGCCATAGACTGCGTTGAGGTCGCGGACCTCCGATGCTCAGCCTGTCGTCAACGACCATGAAGGGCCGGCCTTGTCGCGAAAAGTAAGCCCCAAGGAAGTGGGCGCGACGGACGAGCGCGTCACCGTCCGTGACGTGGCCGCGCGGGCCGGGGTGTCGGCCACCACGGTCTCCCGCGTGATCAAGGGCGACTACCCGGTCGCCCAGGCCACCAGGGCACGAGTGCTGCGGGCCATGCGCGACCTCGACTACGTGCTCAACGTGCACGCCCGAGCCCTGTCGGGGGCCAGCACGAAGATGGTGGCGTTCATCCTCGACGACGTCACCGGCCCCTCTTTCGCCCACGTCGCCAAAGGCGTCGAACAGCAGGCCACCGCCGAGGGCCGGCTCTGCATGGTGTGCACCACCCACGGCGACCCTGCCCGCGAGCTGGCCATCGTCGAGGCCATGCGCGAGCAGCGGGCCGACGCGGTCATCCTGGTCGGCGGCGGCACGATGGACGACACCTACCGCGAGCGCATGTCGCACTTCGCCCACGCCCTCGACAAGGCAGGCTCCCGCCTCGTGCTGTGCGGCCGCCCGCCCCTCGGCGTGGACGTGCCCACCACGGTGGTGGAGTACGACAACGAGGGCGGCGCGTACGCCATGGCCAGCCACCTGCTGTCGCAGGGACACCGGCGCATCGCGCTGGTAGGCGCCACCGCCGACGACCTCAGCACCACCAGGCTCGACCGGGTGCGCGGCTTCATGCGCGCCCACGAGTCCTTCGGTGTGCCCCACGACCCGGACCTGGTCGTCCCGGCGGGCTTCGACCGCACCGACGGCTACGACGCCGCCCGCCGCCTGATCGCGCTGGGCGCCGAGTTCAGCGCCGTCTTCGCCGCCACCGACATGGTGGCCATCGGCGTCCTGGCCGCCCTCCGCGAGGCGGGACTGCGCGTGCCGGAGGACGTCTCCCTCGCCGGCTACGACGACATCCCCTTCGCCGCCGACCTGACCCCCGGCCTGACCACCGTGCACATTCCCACGGAGGAGCTGGGTCGGACGGCGGTCCGCCTGGCCCTGAACCGCCAGGACCGCCAGCACGTCGTCCTCGGCACCCACATCGTCGTCCGCGACTCGGTCCGCCCCCCGTCCCGCCGGTAGGTATAGACCTCGTGAGCCGATCAGCAAGCCGCTATCGAAGGTGTTGTGGATCAGACGCCTTCAGCCCAGTACTTCTGTAGCCTCGCAACGGCGTCCTCCTTGCTCATCGCTGCGACCTCGGCCTCGTCCAGACCCACTCTGGAGATCAGCAGATGAACAAGATCGGCGGGCAATGCGTTTGACGGCGGCGTGGGCGCTCCGCGATCGGGCAAGGCACCGTCCTTGACGCACGCCCAGAACGTTGCCTCGTCCACCTGCAGCTGATCGCGCAGTATGTGACCCCATATGCTCCGGCCGTAAGCGCTTCGATCGACCGGATGGGAGATCCGCGTTCTCAGGATCCGGCCATCGGGAAGGTTCAACTCGTAGGTGACATAGTGGGTCCCCGTTCGGCCGCGGGCGTTCCGCACCGGACGCCAGCCTTCGAGCTGACAGAACCGATCGTGGTCCTCGCGTGTGGGCTGGGGCCAGGTCATCAGGCCTTCCCCACCAGCCATTCGCGCAGCTGATCGTCATCGCTGAGGCTGATCAACTGCACCAGCCCCCAGTTCTCGCGGTGGTTTGGGGTATCGAGCAAGTGGTCTTGCCAGTCTTCCGCGTATTCGCGGAGCGCATCAACCATTTCCGCAACGGCCTCATTGAAGGTGCGGCCGTCGGCTGCGATCGGCAACCCAGGAATGAAGATCGACCAACCGTCGGCCTCGGGAACCGCCTGGGCGCGAGACGGAGTGACCACGGCGAGATAGTGACGCAGTCTGTCGACGTCCACGAGGGCGGTCGTAGAGGACTCTCGACGAACCGTGGCCACACGGCCGCGTTCCGCCGCGTCCAAGAGCGCTTTGAGATGCGCACGGGCATCTGTATAGCTGTCGAAATGAACGGCGGTCATGCGGGACACCTCCACTGAAGTGTGCCTCCAGGATGCCTCCCCGAAGTAAGTACGTCAAGTACGCCACGTACTGACGGACAGTAGCTCAGAGCCGGATGACGATCTTTCCCAGCGCCTTGCCGGAGGCGTAGTACTGGTAGGCATCGGGCGCCTCGTCGAAGTCGAAGACGCGGTCTACGACGGGGCGGATCCGGTTGGCCTCGATCGCGCGGTTCATCGTGAGGAACTGCGCGCGGCTGCCGACGGCGATGGTGCGTACGGTGGCGCCGGAGGCGAACAGCACCCGCGGGTCGATGGGCGGTGCGGCGTTGGAGACGAAGCCGACGCAAGCGACATGACCCTCGATCGTCACCGCCTTGAGCGACTGCTCCAGCAGGCCGGCGACGTCCACGACGCGGTCGGCGCCCCGGCCGCCGGTCAGCTCCCGGACCTCGGCGGGCCAGTCCGGTGTGGCCCGGTAGTCGATGACCTCGTCGGCGCCCAGTTCGGCCAGACGTTGCGCTTTCGCCGGGCTGCTCGTGGTGGCGATCACCCGCGCGCCGAGGGCCTTGGCGAATTGAAGCGCGAACAGCGACACCCCGCCCGATCCCTGTGTCACCAGGGTTTGGCCTGGTCGCAGGCCGATGCCGTCGCCGGTGAGCGCGTTCCAGGCGGTGACGGCGGCGCAGGGAAGCGTCGCGGCCTCCTCGTACGACAAGTGATCAGGGATGGGGACGAGCCCGCTCTCCTCGATCACCGCGAGCTCGGTGAGCATGCCGTCCAGCGAACCGCCGCGCTGCGGCAGGTGCTGGACGCCGAACGGTCCGTCCTGCCAACTAGGGAAGAGCGTGGCGGCGACGCGGTCACCGACGCGGAACCCGGCGACGCCCGGTCCGACTGCGACGACTTCGCCCGCCCCGTCGGACACCGGGACGACGTCGGGTTTCACCGGCAGCACGTAGTCGCCGCGCAGCACCATCAGCTCTCGGTAGCTCAGAGAGGTGGCGTGCACGGCCACCACGACCTGCCCGGCCTCCGGTACGGGGTCTTCGTGCTTCCTGATCGACAGACCGTCGATCCCGGCACCGCTGTCGACGTGATAACTACGCACGGGAGTCCTCCCCATCAGCGGCGGCCAGCGGGACCTCGCCTGCGGAGAGGCCGGTGAGCGCGGCGGGGTCGTGCTCGACGAAGGCGCGATTGAAGCGGTCGATGACATCGGCAGGGGTACGCATGCAGGCTCCGCGAGATAGAACGTTCGGTCTATCGAACCATATCGACCGGTTGATCTACTCGTCAACGGATGGCAGGCTGTGAACCATGAGCACGCGCGCCACGCCCGGCCCCCGGGAACGCCTCCTGGAGGCCGCCCAGAAGCTGACCTACAGCCACGGCGTGGGCATCGGCGTCGACACCCTGCTCAAAACGGCAAACGTGGCCCGGCGCTCCCTGTACGAGCACTTCGGCGGCAAGGACGGACTGATCGCCGAGGTGCTCAAGCGCAGCACCGCCGAGGACGAAGCCCGCTACCAGGAGACCATGCAGGCGGCGGGCGACAACCCGCGTGACCGCCTCCTGGCCATCTTCGACAGGCTCGCCGGGATCATCGCCAAGCCGGACTTCCGCGGCTGCCGCTATCTGGCCGCCGACCTCGCCCTGGCCGACCCCGAGCACCCCGGGCACGCCATCACGCGCGACTACCGGCGGCGCGTGCACCAACTCCTCGAGGACGAGCTCATCAAGCTAGGGCATCCGAGGCCCGCGCACGCGGCCGGCCAACTCCTCCTGCTCATCGACGGCACACTCGCGGCCGGAGCCACCCGGCCCGGCACCGACCCTGCCGCCTCCGCCCGCGAACTCGCCGAGCAGATCCTCGACACCCGGCGTTAGCCCGGGTCCCGTAGGCGATGCCAGCGGCCCACCTCCTGAACGGTCAGGAGGTGGGCCACGTTGCGCCCTAGTCGGCCAGGCGGAGGACGCCCCAGTGGCTGGTGTCCAGGTAGGTGCGGCCCGTAGCGTCGTTCCAGGTCACCGCACCGGTACGGGCCGCGCCCGTCGCGTCGTTCACCTGGACGTCGAAGCCCAGCAGCGTCCCTTCCGCCAGCGTGATCGTGGGCAGTTTGATGGCCGCTTCCACGACATATCCACCAGGCACTGTCTTGGCCACCGCCGTCACGTTGTCCTTGACGCCGGCCGCGTCGAACGTGCCGCCGACCGTGACGCGGCCGGTGAAGCTGACCCGGTACTGGCCGTCGTCGTCCGTGTAGCCCTTCGTCTTGCCGTTGCCGGGGTCGACGAAGATCTCGACGGAGTCCTGTTCCCAGGGGTTCGGGGACTCCTCGCTCAGGGTCGGGTCCGTGACGTGGGCCAGGACGTACAGCGTCGACCCGCTCCACAACGATCTGACGCGCGCAGTGGCGCCGGACGTGCCCTGGATCCAGGTGGCGGTGCGGATGTCCGGCGCAGCCCGCCAGACCGGCTCCGCGACGCCGTCCACGACGGGGGTGCGGTGGGCGGCGGAGGTGAGCTTGACGGCGGGCACGGCGGTCACCTTGCCCGTCCAGGAGGTGGCGGTGCTCCCGTCGCGCACGGTCACGTCCACATCGACGCCCTTCTTGACCAGCGCCTCGACGCGATAGCCGGTCGCGGTCCGCTTCACCGCCGCCTTCGGCCCGCCGGCCCGGGTCACGGTGTGCGCGGTGCCGTCCACGGTGAAGGTCACCTTGTCGCCCGCGCCGACGGTCGTGTCGTTGACCTCGGCCAGGACGTACATGCCTGTGGCGGCGGAGCGCGCCTGGAAGCCCGCGGACACGTTCCCCACCCGGTCGAGCGGGGCGTCGGGCAGCAGGTCCCACTGCAGGTCCCGCTTGCCGTCCACCGACACCGTCCCCGCGGGCGCCTCCAGCTTGCGCACCAGCGGCGGCAGCTTGGACGGGTCCGCGACGGCCCAGTACGCGGGCTTGGCCTGCAGGTCGTGGTCGAAGAGGAGCGGCGCGTTGAGCCGCGGGATCGGCCAGGTGTTCAGCCAGCTGACGTCGTCGGACTCGCCCCACACGGTGACCGAGCTGAGCTTGGAGGCCTGCCGCCGGAAGACGTCGAACAGCGCCTTGTACCGGTGGCCCTGCTCGGCCAGCAGCTCCGGCGAGATCGACGGGTAGGAGGAGACGAAGTCGGTGTAGATGCTCACGTCCAGCTCGGTGACCTGCTGGTCCACGCCGAGCGTGGCGAAGCGCTCGATGGTGTCCTCGACGTAGGAGGCGGGCGGCTGCTCGATGTTGAGATGCAGCTGGTGGCCGACGCCGTCGATCGGCACGCCCTCGGCCTTGAGCTGCTTGACCAGCGCGTAGAGGGCTTCGCGCTTGCGCGGGAACTCCGTGTTGTAGTCGTTGATGAAGAGCTTGGCGTCCGGGTCGGCCTCGTGAGCGACGCGGAAGGCGGTGCGGATGTAGTCGAGGCCGGCGATCTCGTACCACTTGGAGCGGCGCAGCCCGTCCGGCTGGTTCTCGTCGATGACCTCGTTGACCACGTCCCAGGCCGCGATCTTGTCCTTGTAGCGGGTCACGAGCGCGCGCACGTGGTTCTCGACGCGGCGCAGCAGGGTCTCCTTGTCCGCACCCTCGAACACCCAGGCCGGGGTCTGGCTGTGCCAGACGAGCGTGTGGCCGCGCACGGTCATGCCGTGCTGGACGCCGAAGTCCACCAAATGGTCGCCGTCGGCGAAGGCGAACTCGCCCTCGCGGGGCTCGGTGGCGTCCCACTTCAGCTCGTTGCCAGGGGTGATGCCGTTGAAGTGCCTGGCCAGCAGCTCGCCGTGCACGCCGAGCGTGTCGGGCCTGGTGAGCGCCGAGCCCATGGTGAAGGGCACCTTGTCCTTCAGCGCGGGGATGTCGGTCTGGATGGGCTTCGGCGCGATGTAGGTCATCGCGAAGTCGTCCAGGTAGAAGGGGAAGGTGCCGCTGTCGGACTCGAGGTACACGCTAAGGAAGTCGACGTCGTACGCGAGCGTGTACGTGCCGGCGAGCTGCACCCACTGCCCCGCGGGCACGTCCGTGGGCGGCACGATGCGCTCGTAGCTGGGCGTGCCGCCGGTGCGCCGCTCGATCGACAGGCCGAGCCGGCCCGCGGCGGTGTCGGGGCCGAGCCGCACCCACACCGACAGGGCGTACTTGTCGCCCTTGCCCATCCGGCCGAGCACGTTCATGGCGGGCCCGTCCCAGGTGGCCGACCGGCCGGTGACCGCGAGACTGCGGGCGCCGCCGTGGGCGGCGGCCGTGCTGGACTCCAGGGTGGCGGCGGCGCGCGGCGACCAGTCCTGCGCAGTGCCGTCCTCGAAGTCGGTGCTGATCGGCTCGCGCGTGGGGTCGCCCTGGGGGCTGAAGACGATGTCGTCCAGGTAGTACTGGGAAGTGGCGTCGGAGCTCTCGGCATAGAGCTGGAGGTCGGTGGAGTCGGCGGTGAAAAGATAGGTGCCGGCCAGCCGCACCCACTCGCCGTCGGTCACGGTGGCCGCCGCGACGCGCTCGTAGGTGGTCTCCCCGCCGGTGGGGGTGCGCTGCACGGTCAGCGCGATCGTGCTGGCGGGCTGTCCGGTGACGAGCCGCGCGTACGCGGTCACGCGGTAGGTGACGCCCTTGACGAACGGCGCGGCGATCGAGGCCCCGTGCCAGGTGGCGGTCCGTCCCGTAGTGAGCAGGCTGCTCGTGCCCGCGTGAGCCGCGTCCGTGGTGACCGCGACGGAGACGTCGCCGCCGCGCGGGCCCCAGCCTTGCGTCGTGCCGTCTTCGAAGTCGTACGTGAGGTCCGCCGCGTGCGCGGGAAGCACCGGCACGAGGCATAAGAGGGCGGCGGCCACCAGGGCTCGGAGGGTGCGCACAGTGCTCCTGCGGGGTGGGATGAAAGTTTCAGGGATATTCCGATAAATGTCAGGCGGACTGTAGATGCGGCGCGCGGATGCGGTCAAGATGTGTCACAGACGCAATGGCTCCTGCAACCGCTTGTTGCAGCAAAAGTGCAGTTTTACTGCACCTATTGACGTGTACACAGCATTACGCGAACGTTTCGTGCAACCGATTGCCGCACTCTGCGAGGTTGCGCATGCGACTTCTGTTACTCATCCCGTTGGCAGGCCTGGCGCTGGCCATGGCGCCGCCCGCGACCGCCCAGTCCCGCACCACGATCGTGGTCGCGGCCGACGGAACCGGCGACCACACGACCGTGCAGGCGGCCGTCGACGCGGTGCCGTCCGGCAACGCCCGGCCGGTCACCATCCTGGTCCGCAAGGGCACGTACAAGCAGCAAGTGGTCATCCCCGCCGACAAGCCGCACATCTCGCTGGTGGGCGACACCAGGGACCCGCGCGCGGTGGTGCTCACGTTCGACGCCTCGGCCTCCACCCCCAAACCGGACGGCTCGGGCACCTACGGCACTTCGGGCAGCGCCTCGTACGTGATCAGCGCCCCCGACTTCACCGCCCGCAACCTCACCTTCGAGAACTCCTACGACGAGGCCGCCAAGGGCAACAGCCAGGCCGTGGCGGTGCGGATGACGGGCGACCGGCAGGTGTACGAGAACGTCAGGTTCCTCGGTAACCAGGACACCCTCTACGCCAACACCCCGTCCGCCGCCACGACCGCCCGGCAGTATTTCCGCGACTGTTACGTCGAGGGCGACGTCGACTTCATCTTCGGCCGCGCCACCGCCGTCTTCGACGGCTGCGTCATCAAGGCGCTCAACCGCGGCAGCACGGACAACAACGGCTACGTCACCGCGGCCAGCACGGAGCTGAGCAACCCGTACGGCTTCCTGATCTACCGCAGCCACCTCACCAGCAACGCCCCGGCGCGCACGTTTCATCTGGGCCGCCCGTGGCCGGCCGGCGGGTCGGCGACGGCGCGCGGGCAGGTGCTGGTGCGGGAGTCGTGGCTGGGGCAGCAGTTCAAGGACGCGCCCTGGACCGACATGTCCGGCTTGAACTGGCGGGACGCCCGGCTGTCCGAATACCGCAACCACGGCCCGGGCGCGACGGTCAATGAGAACCGGCCCCAGCTCACCCCCGAGCAGGCCGAGGCGTTCACGCCGCAGCGCTACCTCGCGGGCGCGGACGGCTGGAACCCCGTGCGCGGCCACCACGCGCACCCCGGGTATGGGATGGGCCGGGAGGCCCTCCCCCGCGACGACGGCTGGGCGGCGGCCACCACTGGCACTACGGGCGGCTCGGCGGCCAGGCCGGAGAACGTGCACGTCGTCTCGACCAGGGCGCAGTTGCGGGCCGCGCTCGGCGACCCAGCTGACAACACGCCCAAGATCATCTACGTGAGGGGCGCGATCGACGCCGACACCGACGACTCCGGCGCTCCGCTCACCTGCGCGGACTATGCGGTGAACGGCTACAGCCTGCCCGCCTACCTGGCCGCGTACGACCCGGCCGTGTGGGGCAGGACCAGCGTGCCGTCAGGACCGCTCGAGGACGCCCGCCGGGCCTCGTACAACAAAATGGCCGCGCACGTCACGGTGACGATCGGCTCCAACGTCACCCTGGTCGGTGCGGGCGGAGACGCGGCGCTGAAGAGCTTCGGCCTGCGGATCAGCAACGCGGACAACGTCATCGTCCGCAACCTGACCATCACCGACACCTCGGACTGCTTCCCGCAGTGGGACCCGACCGACGGCGCGGACGGCAACTGGAACGCCTCGTTCGACAACGTCGAGGTGTCCGGCTCCACCCACGTCTGGCTGGACCACAACACGCTCAACGACGGCGACAACCCGGACTCCGGCCAGCCGATCCACTTCGGGCGCCCGTACCAGGTCCACGACGGACTGCTGGACGTGGTGCGCGGCTCGAACTACGTGACGCTCTCCTGGAACCACCTCAGCGGCCACGACAAGGTGACGCTGATCGGCAACACCGACAACCCGACCAGGTACGGCGAAGCCGACAAGCTGAAGGTCACGCTGCACCACAACCACTTCGAGGGCCTCGGCCAGCGCACGCCCCGGGTGCGCTTCGGACAGGTGCACGTCTACAACAACTACTACACGGGCGGCCCCACGCACGGATACAGCATCGGCGTGGGCTTCGGCTCGAAGGTCTACGCCGAGAGCAACGCCTTCGACGGCATCGCGGCGGCGAAGGTGCTGTCGGTGTTCGGCGGCACCGCGGTCACCGCCAAGGACAACCTGGTGGACGGCGCCCCGGCCGACCTGGTCGCCGCCTACAACGCCGCCAACGGCACGGCACTCGGCACGGACGCCGGCTGGACCCCGACGCTGGTCACCCGCATCGACCCGGCCCAGGCCCTCAAGGCCCTGGTCCCGTCGGGAGCGGGCGCCGGCCGCCGCCACCTCTGACGACGACGGCAGGTGTGCCGGGGCCACCCCGCGTGGCCCCGGCACATGCTAGAACCGTCGCGTGACGACCTACACCCGCATCGATTCCCCCGACGCGCCCGAGCCGCAGGGCGGCTACACGCAGGCCCTGGCGGTCGAGGGCGCGTCGAAGCTGCTGTTCGTGAGCGGCCAGATCCCCGAAACGCGGGAGGGCAAGGTGCCCGGCGGTTTCGAGGAGCAGTGCCGCCTGGTCTGGGCCCACATCCTGGCGGCTCTGCGGGCGGCGGACCTGGACGTGTCCCACCTCGTCAAGGTGACGACGTACTTGTCGGACCGCCGCTACGCGGACGTCAACGGGGCGGTGCGCAGGGAGATCCTGGGCGACCACCGCCCCGCCTTGACCGTGATCATCGCTGATATCTATGACAGTCAGTGGTTGCTGGAGATCGAGGCGATCGCCGCCCTTTAGAAGGTTCCCGTCGATTGCCCGATTCTCCTGCGCTCCGTCACGGAAAGTGAAAGAGTGGCTACAGCGAGCCGGAAGGGCAGGGGGTGGCCCTTCCGGCTCGATGCATCACGCCCCGTAGGCCTTGACCTCCAGAAGGCCCACGGAGCTGCTGCCGTTGCCGGTGAGCAGCACCCGCAGCCGGGTCGTGCTCGTGGCGGTGAAGGTGACGTTGTTGTAGGCGTTCTTGGTCAGCGTGTACGCCGACGCGCCGGGCACGTCCACGTACGCGCTGCCGTTCCAATACTGCAGCTTCCACGACGCCGGCATGTCGATGCCCTGGTCGTCGTCGAAGAAGTACACCTCGGCCCGGTTGAGCGTGCGCGCCGAGGACCACGTGAGGTCCACCCACTGCTGCCCGGTCTCCGGCCAGCAGCCCCAGCGCGGGTTCACGGTGTCGTTGGACGACGGCGGGTCGATCCCGTCGTTGACGGCCGCGACGCTCTCCCACGAGGAGGTGTACGACGCCGACGGCGTGGCCTGCAGCGCCAGGTTGGGGTTGGGTTCCGGCTGGATCCCGCCCCGGTTGTGGACCTTGATCTCGGTGAGCCCGGTCCTGGCTCCTGAGGCGGCCGTGGCCAGCACCCGCACCCGCTGGGCGGTGACGGCGGAGAACTGCACCACGTTGTAGTTCGCCCGCGGCGTGGCCGGGGTTTTGGCCTGGCTGGGCACGTCCACCCAGGCGCTGCCGTTGTGGTACTGGACGGTGTAGGAGGCCGGGGCCCGGTAGGTGGTGCTGGCCGGGCGGCTGTCCTTGAAGTAGAGCCGGACCTCGTTGAACGTGCGGGCCGCGCCGAAGTTCAGCTCGTACCAGTCCTGCCCTGCGGTGGTGCCGCCCCAGAACGGCTCGTTGATCGGGAACCCGTCCTTCGCTCCCGCCGTGGAGCTGCCCGAGGCGGTAGTGGAGGCGGTGGGGGTGGCGTCGGCGGCCAGGTTGGTGAGGTTGGCGGTCAGGTCGACGCCGGCCTTGGCGAGCAGGTCGACCATGCGGGCGCCGGTGTGGTTCACCTGCGTGGGCGACTGGAGGCTCGGGACGGCGACGTTGTGCGTGACGGTGCCGCTGGTGGTGACGGCGCCGGTGGCCGGATCCCACGTGAACGGCACCAGCGACGACACCGTGGCCGCCCGGCTGCCGTTGATGTAGATCGAGTAGCCCTCGGGCACGCCGGGGTAGCGCACCACGCCGTCGGCCGGGTCGTCCCAGACGATGGTCAGGTCGGCGTTGCGGTAACGCAGGTTGTTGACGGTGAAGTGGGTCCAGCCGATGTTGATCGGCGAGAGCTCCACCTTGGCGTCGTTACGCGGCCGCAGCCCGGCGACGTCCTCGATGACCGTCCAGTTGCTGCTGCCCAGGATGTTGTGGTGGATCCAGGAGCGGTAGGTGATCGAGGAGCCGTTCCAGTCGGCCCAGAACTCGTTGGCGTCCGGCCACTGGGTGTTGCCGTTGACGTATTGGGCCCAGGCGTTCCAGTAGAGCAGCTTCTTGTACCAGGTCGTGTCGATCCACTCGTTGGAGTAGTTCCGCAGCACCGAGGAGAGCAGGCGGAACTGCACGGTGGAGTTGATCGTGGAGAAGTTGTTGCTGCCGGTGCCCGAGGCCGCCTTGTCGGCCTGGTTGGCGGTGTAGAACGGGAAGATCGGATACTGCGCCGGATCGTCGAAGAGGCGCAGGGCCTGCTTGTAGGTGGCGGTGTTGGGGATCGCGCCGACGGCGAACGGGTAGTAGTTGTTGATCTCCTTCCACGGCACGTATTCGTTGGTGGACTTCAGCCGGTGCTCGAACAGCTGCCTGCTCGGGTTCCAGAGCACGTTGACGATGGCGTTCTGGATCTGCGTGGCGAGCGTGCGCATCTCGGTCGCCTTGGCGGTGTTGCCGATCGCCTCGTAGGCCTGCGCGGCGGCCAGCGCGCCGCTGTACTGGTAGGCGGCCTCGGCGCGGTCCATGCGGCCCGGCTTCCAGTGGAAGGACACGGCGTCGGCGTCGTTGCCGGTCAGGGCGCCCCAGTCGTACTCGATGAGCTTGTTGTTGTCGGTGTCGTAGAACGACAGCTGGCCCTTGACGTCCTGCTCGGCGTAGCGGGCCAGGTTGGCGGCGATGGCGGGCTGGCCACCGTGGATCTGGTAGCTCTTCCAGGCGGCTTCGCCGATGTACTGGGTGTAGCTATTGGACCAGTTCTCCGGGTCGCCGGGGTTGTCCAGGAAGCGGCCGTTCTTGGAGGTCTGGCCGACGCTCAGCCAGTCACCGTAGGAGTAGATCGGGTTGCGCAGGTATTTGAGGTCGTCGATGTGCATGGGCTGGGTCAGCGCGATCGCGTTGTTGTAGCCCAGCACACCCTCCATCGACGTGGGGAACTGGAAGGTCTGGCCGGGGATGTCCGCGTCGAGGTGGTTGTAGCGCATCAGCCACCAGCGGTAGTAGATGTTCTTCTTGATGCCGGGCTCGGGCACGTCGATGTAGGGCACGTTCTCGGCCCACCACCGGTTGTACGCGCGCACGTGGGTGGCGAACGCCGTGGCGGGCGTGTAGCCGGCGTAGGCGTCGTACTCGGTGCGGGAGGCCGCGATCTCGTTGGTGACGAAGCCCATGACGACCTTGACGGTCACTGTGGCGCCGGCGGCGACGGTGACGGACCGGTTGAGCCCGCCGCTGGAGACCGTGAACCCGTCGCCGGTGAGCCTGGGGAAGATCGTGGTGAGGTTGTTGTAGGCGTTGACCTGGCCGGTCAGCTCACTGCCGCTGCCGGACGTCGCGTACGGCGAGGTGGCCCTGACCTGCAGCGTCGTCGAGGCGGAGCCGCCGTTCGTGATGGCCAGGTTGGCGACGGCCACGTTGTTGTCGGTGATGAACTTGGTCTGGTCGATCGTGATCGAGCCGCTGGTGTGCCGGCTCTTCCAGTGGCTGGGCGCCTGCCAGCGGGAGTTCACCTGCTCGGTGAAGGTGCCGGGGGTGACGGCGAGGGTGAAGGCGTTGTTGTTGCTGATGCTCTCCCAGTACGCCGCCTGCCCGGCGAAGCCGAGCGTGCCGGGCGTG includes:
- a CDS encoding discoidin domain-containing protein; its protein translation is MRRALLALLLIAGLVVAGPPAAADQTIGFPTFGGPAVPAPPGSYTPGNMMQAIYDAESSGTDFWMDRLLARPGNDPAGTWLMTRGRALFMKTHTPGTLGFAGQAAYWESISNNNAFTLAVTPGTFTEQVNSRWQAPSHWKSRHTSGSITIDQTKFITDNNVAVANLAITNGGSASTTLQVRATSPYATSGSGSELTGQVNAYNNLTTIFPRLTGDGFTVSSGGLNRSVTVAAGATVTVKVVMGFVTNEIAASRTEYDAYAGYTPATAFATHVRAYNRWWAENVPYIDVPEPGIKKNIYYRWWLMRYNHLDADIPGQTFQFPTSMEGVLGYNNAIALTQPMHIDDLKYLRNPIYSYGDWLSVGQTSKNGRFLDNPGDPENWSNSYTQYIGEAAWKSYQIHGGQPAIAANLARYAEQDVKGQLSFYDTDNNKLIEYDWGALTGNDADAVSFHWKPGRMDRAEAAYQYSGALAAAQAYEAIGNTAKATEMRTLATQIQNAIVNVLWNPSRQLFEHRLKSTNEYVPWKEINNYYPFAVGAIPNTATYKQALRLFDDPAQYPIFPFYTANQADKAASGTGSNNFSTINSTVQFRLLSSVLRNYSNEWIDTTWYKKLLYWNAWAQYVNGNTQWPDANEFWADWNGSSITYRSWIHHNILGSSNWTVIEDVAGLRPRNDAKVELSPINIGWTHFTVNNLRYRNADLTIVWDDPADGVVRYPGVPEGYSIYINGSRAATVSSLVPFTWDPATGAVTTSGTVTHNVAVPSLQSPTQVNHTGARMVDLLAKAGVDLTANLTNLAADATPTASTTASGSSTAGAKDGFPINEPFWGGTTAGQDWYELNFGAARTFNEVRLYFKDSRPASTTYRAPASYTVQYHNGSAWVDVPSQAKTPATPRANYNVVQFSAVTAQRVRVLATAASGARTGLTEIKVHNRGGIQPEPNPNLALQATPSASYTSSWESVAAVNDGIDPPSSNDTVNPRWGCWPETGQQWVDLTWSSARTLNRAEVYFFDDDQGIDMPASWKLQYWNGSAYVDVPGASAYTLTKNAYNNVTFTATSTTRLRVLLTGNGSSSVGLLEVKAYGA
- a CDS encoding RidA family protein, which codes for MTTYTRIDSPDAPEPQGGYTQALAVEGASKLLFVSGQIPETREGKVPGGFEEQCRLVWAHILAALRAADLDVSHLVKVTTYLSDRRYADVNGAVRREILGDHRPALTVIIADIYDSQWLLEIEAIAAL
- a CDS encoding pectinesterase family protein, yielding MRLLLLIPLAGLALAMAPPATAQSRTTIVVAADGTGDHTTVQAAVDAVPSGNARPVTILVRKGTYKQQVVIPADKPHISLVGDTRDPRAVVLTFDASASTPKPDGSGTYGTSGSASYVISAPDFTARNLTFENSYDEAAKGNSQAVAVRMTGDRQVYENVRFLGNQDTLYANTPSAATTARQYFRDCYVEGDVDFIFGRATAVFDGCVIKALNRGSTDNNGYVTAASTELSNPYGFLIYRSHLTSNAPARTFHLGRPWPAGGSATARGQVLVRESWLGQQFKDAPWTDMSGLNWRDARLSEYRNHGPGATVNENRPQLTPEQAEAFTPQRYLAGADGWNPVRGHHAHPGYGMGREALPRDDGWAAATTGTTGGSAARPENVHVVSTRAQLRAALGDPADNTPKIIYVRGAIDADTDDSGAPLTCADYAVNGYSLPAYLAAYDPAVWGRTSVPSGPLEDARRASYNKMAAHVTVTIGSNVTLVGAGGDAALKSFGLRISNADNVIVRNLTITDTSDCFPQWDPTDGADGNWNASFDNVEVSGSTHVWLDHNTLNDGDNPDSGQPIHFGRPYQVHDGLLDVVRGSNYVTLSWNHLSGHDKVTLIGNTDNPTRYGEADKLKVTLHHNHFEGLGQRTPRVRFGQVHVYNNYYTGGPTHGYSIGVGFGSKVYAESNAFDGIAAAKVLSVFGGTAVTAKDNLVDGAPADLVAAYNAANGTALGTDAGWTPTLVTRIDPAQALKALVPSGAGAGRRHL